Sequence from the Candidatus Omnitrophota bacterium genome:
GCGAGATGCGGGGTGAGGTCGAAGCTGCGCTTGAGGGGAAGATCCCCAAGGACCTTGTTAAGTCCGGTGATATAAAGGGGGACCTGCACGTGCATACGACAGCTTCCGACGGCAATGCCACTGTTGAGGAGGTGGTGAAAAAAGCCAGAAAGCTGGGGTATGAGTACGTTGCGGTGAGCGACCATTCCCAGAACGTCGCGGTGGCCGGGGGGCTCGACCGCAAGAGGCTTTTAAAGAACATCGATAAAATAAGAAAGCTCGATTCAAAGACAAAGGGTATCAACATTCTTGCCGGCTCTGAGGTGGATATACTCGATAAGGGCAGGCTCGACTATCCCGACAGCGTGCTCAAAGAGCTCGACTGGGTGACCGCCGCGATACATTCAAAATTCTCCCTTCCCCGGAAAGATCAGACAGAGCGCGTTCTGAGGGCCCTTGACAATAAATACGTCAACGTCCTCGCGCATCCCTCGGGAAGGCTCATAACAAGGCGCCGGCCTCTCCAGCTGGACTTTGACGCTATTTTCAGGAAGGCCGCTGAGAACGGCGTCTTCATGGAGATCAACACCCACGGAGACCGCATAGACCTTAATGACACCAATTCCGCCAGGGCGAAGGAGCTGGGATGCCGGTTCTGCATAAATTCCGACGCTCATTCCCTGGAGCAGATGGAGCTTGTGGGCTACGGTGTGATAACCGCCCGGAGGGCCTGGCTGAGAAAAAAGGACATAATCAATACCTTAAGAGCGGATGAACTTGTAAAACTCAACAGACGGTGAGCTATATGGCGAAGGACATTGAAAAAAGAATCAGGAAGCTGCGCGATGAGATAAAGAGGCACAACCGACTTTATTACACGAAGGGCCGGCCGGAGATTTCCGATTCTGAATACGACCGGATGATGGATGAGCTCAAAAAGCTCGAAGAGGCCCATCCCGAATACGCCTCTTCCGACTCCCCGACAAGGACCGTGGGGGCGCCCATACCCGATAAGTTCAAGAAGATAGAGCACGTTTCTCCCATGCTGAGCCTTGAGAGCATAAGGAGCGAGAAGGAACTTGAGCATTTCGCGCAAACCTGCGCAAGGGATGCAGAAGCAGCTGTCAGATACGTCTGCGAACCCAAGCTTGACGGGTTGAGCATAGAGCTCGTGTACGAAGGAGGTAGGTTCACCAGGGGTTCGACAAGAGGTGACGGCTTTACCGGAGAGGATGTCACTCTTAACCTCAGGACCATACCCAGCGTTCCCCGCAGACTCAAGACGGATAACTCCCCCTCGCGGCTTGCCGTGCGGGGCGAGGTCATGATGCACATAAAGGATTTTCAGGAGCTTAATAAAAGCCGCATAGCCGAGGGGAAAGAGCCCTTTGCCAATCCCCGCAACGTCGCCGCCGGCTCGATGAGGCAGCTTGACTGGCGGATAACCGCCCAGAGGAAACTTACGGTTTACTGCTACAGGATCCTGGAGATCACCGGCGAGTCCCCCGAGACCCAGGAAGAAGCCCTAAGGATGCTGGAAGAGCTGGGGTTCAGGATATCCCCGAAGGTGCGGAGCTTTACCGACGCTGCCGGGATAATAGAATACCACCATAAACTGGAAAAGCAGAGGGAGGAACTGGATTACGAGATAGACGGTATCGTCGTCAAGGTAAACAGCTTCAGTCAGCAGAAGAAGCTCGGCACAAGGACCACCAACCCGAAGTGGGCCGTCGCCTACAAGTTCAAGCCGCGCAGGGAGCTGACGCGGGCGGAAGATATAACTGTCCAGGTGGGGCGCACGGGGGTCCTTACGCCTCTTGCTCTTCTCCAGCCGGTCGAGGTCGGGGGGGTCACCGTCTCGCGTGCCACGCTGCACAACATGGACCAGGTGGAGAAGCTGGGGATAAAGATCGGCGACTGGGTGAGGGTCGAGCGCGCCGGGGACGTTATCCCGTATATCTCCGAGGTCCTTAAAGAAAAGAGGACCGGCAAAGAAAAGGATTTCCGTATGCCCGATAAGTGCCCCAGCTGCGGGAGCGGGATAGTAAAAGAGGACGTATTCTACCGCTGCCCGAACGGGCTTTCCTGTCCCGCACAGCTCAAGGAGGCGATAACCCATTACTCCTCAAAGGGAGCGGTCGATATCGAGGGGCTGAGCGACAAGACGGTCGAGCTTTTGTACGAAAAGGGCCTTATCGGGAGCATCTCCGATATCTACAGGCTGGAAAGGGATGAGCTTCTTTCCCTTGAGGGCTGGAAACAGAAAAGGACCGACAACCTCCTCAGGGCCATAGACAAGGCGAGGGAGGTCCCTCTGGACAGGTTCATCTACGGCCTGGGGATACGCAATGTCGGTAAGCATATAGCGACGCTCCTCGCCTCGAAGTTCGGCTCGATCGAAAACCTCGCGAAGGCGGGGAAGGATGAGCTTACCGATATAAAGGAGATAGGCCCCGAGATAGCAGAGAGCATAACCGATTTTTTCTCAGAGAAAAGGAACACCCTTGAGATAGAAAATCTGCGCAAATGCGGGGTCACCATAAAGAAGAAGAAAAAGCCCGAGAAGGGCAAGCTGCTGAACAAGAAAGTTCTTTTCACCGGAAGCCTCCAGAAGATGAAAAGAGATCAGGCCAAACGTCTGGTCGAATCCGAGGGAGGAGAAGCCGCCTCCAGTGTCAGTGGCGAGCTTGATTATCTTGTCGTGGGAGAGAAGCCCGGATCCAAGCTGGATAAAGCCCGTAAAAAGGGCATAAAAATACTCACCGAAGAAGAGTTTCTGGACCTTATCGGCTGAAAAACAGCAAAAATACGTTCGGTTTTCCGAATTATAACACCTTCCAAATAAATAACTTACAATATTAAGTTAAGCTATAAAATAGTTAGAAATTAAGGTTGCATAAAGTTGCCTTTCTGATATAATACATTAAAGCATAAAAACAACAAAAAGGTAGAAGGGTGATAAAAATGCATATATTTTCAGATATCGGTGCGGGTTGCGTGGATCGCTCTATGAACCCTTTCGTTCGTAAAGGCCCCATGCGCGGTGTTATCAGTTTACTGGTAGCGGGGCTTTTCCTTATCAATTTCCTTACATGTGATATCGCGGGGGCCCTTTCCGGTCCTGTGGATCTTTCTCGCACCGGATCCGTTGGGCCCGGGGCTCCCCGCCTTTTAAAGCCGCTTGAGGTGGATTCTTTCAGGATCCCGGAGGCCCTCGGGGTCGTGGACAGCATGAGCGAGGGCTCATCCGGCAGGATGGTAATCCACATACAGGATGCGCACTGTAACTACCAGGTCCAGAGGACCATAGCCAGCTTAATCTCCCATCTCAGAGATAATTACGGGGTGAGGACCGTTAACCTCGAAGGCGGCTGGGGGGAATACGACCTTTCGCCTTTTACTTCCATAGAGAACGGAAAGACCCGCAGGAACGTCTCGGATTATTTCCTTAAAGGGGGAGTTCTCAACGGCGCTGAGTTCTACGCGATAAATAATGACGGTCTGGTTGATCTGTGGGGGGTCGAGGACAAAGACCTTTATCTTGATAACCTCAAGGTCTACCGCGATTCGTCCGGTTACAGGCAGAAGGGGCTTTCTATTATCAGGAGGCTCTCCCGCGCGGCGGAGGCTCTTAAGGACAAGATCTATTCCGCGAAAATACGCCGTCTGGATGAGGCGTTCACCCGCTACACCCTGAAAGAAGAAGGCATCCTGAAGTATCTCGCCCTTTTAAGGGATGAGGCCGGGAAGCTGGGAATATCGCTTGATAACTATCCGAACCTGCAGGAACTGACCAGGACCTCACGCATCGAGGAGAGCATAGACCTCGCCCGGGCGAACCGTGAAAGGGACCTTCTCGTCGACAGGTTCGAGAAGGTGCTTTCGGTCAACGAGATCGCACGCCTCAGCGGAAAGATCAGGAGTTTCAAGGCGGGCGTTCTCTCACGGGAGGATTTCTACGCATACCTTCGCGATAAGGCGCATCAGGTGGGGCTTGATGCGGAGGAGTATCCGGAACTATTCAAGTACGATTCTTACGTTAGGAGTTTTGCCTTGGTCGACAAGGTGAGCGCGAAGCGCGAGCTTTTAGCCCTTGACCGCAAGGTGAGGGAAGGTCTTTACACTTCTGCCGAGGAAAAGAAGCTGGATGAGGCGTGCCGCGCCCTCAGTGTGCTGCAGGAATTGTTCACCTTTCGCCTTAAGGACCATTTCTACAGGCTTTACCTTGAACAGGGCGGGTTCGATCTTAACGGGAGCCTTTCCTTTATAGAGGAGAAGGCCGAGCTTTACAGGATAGAGGCCGGCCTGGAAGAAGGGATAAGAGAGCTTGATGGGTACACGAACAGGATCAGCCTTTTCTATGAGCGTTCCAGGGACAGGGACCTCTCCTTCTTGAGGAACATGCGCTTCGGCGACGGGCCGCGGGAGGCGGCTATTCTCGTTACGGGAGGATTCCATACCGACAGGCTGCTTGAGCTTCTAAAGAAGAGAGGCTATTCCTGCGTTTCAATAATCCCGGCCTACCGGAGCAGCCCAAAGGGCAGCGGCCTTTACCACCATCTGCTTTCGGGGGGGACCGATCCCCTGTCGGAAGCGCTGAGCCCGTTCGTTTCGAACATGCAGGTCGCGAGCATACTCACCGAACTGGCCACTGACGCGTGGGACCCGACCCATTATAAGGCGATACTGGCCGCCAAGGACGGCGTGCAGCTTATGATGGACACGGGTAACCCGCTCAGGGTTTACAGCCCGGACGAGAAGCACAGCATAAGGCTTTACATAAGTGACGGCCAGATACAGTTCGAACGCGACCCGGAGGACTTTCTTGAGGAGGAAGAGAAGGTCAACATAATGCAGCTTATCGAGATGTACGGGGTCCGCCGCCCGAAGAAAAGACCGGCGGATGTTCCCCGCCAAGCCCCGGGCGAAGAGAGCCGGATAGATGTCCCCGACGGGATAAACCGCCTGATACAGCTGATGTCCTCTTTTACCATCGCAGATGAGAGTTCCATAGACAGCACCGTTGTCGTGCCGGATCTGCACGGCAATATGCAGAAACTCGATGACGCGCTGAGCAGGGTTACCGATCCCGACCAGGAGATAGTGTTTCTGGGCGATTACATGGACCGCGGGCGCGAAGGCATCAAGGTAA
This genomic interval carries:
- the ligA gene encoding NAD-dependent DNA ligase LigA; this translates as MAKDIEKRIRKLRDEIKRHNRLYYTKGRPEISDSEYDRMMDELKKLEEAHPEYASSDSPTRTVGAPIPDKFKKIEHVSPMLSLESIRSEKELEHFAQTCARDAEAAVRYVCEPKLDGLSIELVYEGGRFTRGSTRGDGFTGEDVTLNLRTIPSVPRRLKTDNSPSRLAVRGEVMMHIKDFQELNKSRIAEGKEPFANPRNVAAGSMRQLDWRITAQRKLTVYCYRILEITGESPETQEEALRMLEELGFRISPKVRSFTDAAGIIEYHHKLEKQREELDYEIDGIVVKVNSFSQQKKLGTRTTNPKWAVAYKFKPRRELTRAEDITVQVGRTGVLTPLALLQPVEVGGVTVSRATLHNMDQVEKLGIKIGDWVRVERAGDVIPYISEVLKEKRTGKEKDFRMPDKCPSCGSGIVKEDVFYRCPNGLSCPAQLKEAITHYSSKGAVDIEGLSDKTVELLYEKGLIGSISDIYRLERDELLSLEGWKQKRTDNLLRAIDKAREVPLDRFIYGLGIRNVGKHIATLLASKFGSIENLAKAGKDELTDIKEIGPEIAESITDFFSEKRNTLEIENLRKCGVTIKKKKKPEKGKLLNKKVLFTGSLQKMKRDQAKRLVESEGGEAASSVSGELDYLVVGEKPGSKLDKARKKGIKILTEEEFLDLIG